CGGTTCTGGTGGCGTGGTGGCGGGCCTGGGGTCGCTGGATATTGGCCTGCCGCCGGTCGTCAAATGGGCGCGCCCCGAGGTGCGTGAGCGGGTTGCGCCTCAAGTGCTGGCCGGTGACAAGATCATCGCCCTGGCCGTCACCGAACCCGGTGGCGGCTCCGATGTGGCCAACCTGCAAACCCGCGCTGTCCGAGATGGCGACTATTACCGCGTCAGCGGCAGCAAAACCTTTATCACCAGCGGCATTCGCGCCGACTTCTATACGGTGGCCGTACGCACCGGCGGGCCGGGGTTTGGTGGCATCAGCCTGTTGCTGATCGAAAAACACACGCCCGGCTTCACCGTCGGCCAACCGTTGAAGAAAATGGGCTGGTGGGCGTCGGACACGGCTGAATTGTTCTTCGATGATTGCCGCGTGCCGGTAGGCAACTTGATCGGTGTCGAGAACATGGGCTTCGCCTGCATCATGGGCAATTTCCAGAGCGAGCGCCTGGCGCTGGCGCTGATGGCGAACATGACCGCGCAGCTCGCTCTGGAAGAAAGCCTCGAGTGGGCGAGCCAGCGCGAAGCCTTCGGCAAACCCATCGGCAAATTCCAGGTGCTCAAGCATCGATTGGCGGAAATGGCCACGGCAGTGGAAGTCTCCCGCGAGTTTACCTACCGCCAGGCGGCGAAGATGGCGGCCGGCAAGAGTGTGATCAAGGAGATTTCCACGGCCAAGAACCTGGCCACGGATACGGCGGATCGGGTGACCTATGACGCGGTGCAGATCCTGGGTGGGCAGGGCTATATGCGTGGCAGCCTGGTGGAACGGCTGTATCGGGATAACCGCATTCTGTCTATCGGCGGTGGCACCCGTGAGGTGATGAACGAAATCATCAGCAAGCAGATGGGGTTGTGATGTGGGGTGTCCTTGAGGGCCTCTTCGCGAGCAAGCCCGCTCCCACACTTGGAATGCATTTCAAAATGTGGGAGCGGGCATGCTCGCGAAGGCGTCAGTACTGACAACCCTTATCTCTCGGTCAACCCGAACTGCGTCAGGCAAAACGTCGGAATGCCCATATCCTGCAGGCGCTGCGAACCACCCAGCTCCGGCAGGTCAATAATTGCCGCCGCTTCGAAGATCTTCGCGCCCATGCGCCGTACCAGGTTTGCCGCCGCAATCAAGGTGCCGCCGGTGGCGATCAGGTCATCGAACATCAGCACCGAGTCGCCATCACACAGGCTGTCGGCGTGCACTTCAAGAAAGGCTTCGCCGTATTCGGTCTGGTAGCCCTCAGCCAGCACGTCAGCCGGCAGCTTGCCCTGTTTGCGGAACAGGATCAGCGGTTTGTTCAACTGGTAGGCGATGATCGAACCGATCAGGAAGCCACGGGCATCCATCGCGCCGATGTGGGTAAAGTCGGCCTCGACATAACGCTGGGCAAAACTGTCGGCCACCAGGCGCAGGGCGCGGGGCGATTGGAACAACGGGGTGATGTCACGAAAGATCACCCCAGGCTTGGGGAAGTCGATGACGGGGCGGATCAGGGATTTGATGTCGAACGAATCGAAGGTCATCGTCGAAGAGTCCTGGGAGCGGAAAACGGACTCGAAGTATACCTGCGGCCTTGCCGATTGGCGCGGCCGCAAGCGTCTGCCTCAGACCTCCAACGAGCCTCCGGCCAGCGCGCACAGCTGGATCGGGTCGAGGATATGCACTTCCTTGCCTTCGGCGGCGATCAGCTCGTTTTGCTGGAAACGGGTAAACACACGGGACACGGTTTCCACCGCCAGGCCCAGGTAATTGCCGATTTCGTTGCGCGACATGCTCAGGCGGAACTGGTTGGCCGAGAACCCACGGGCACGGAAACGCGCCGACAAGTTGACCAAAAAGGTGGCGATGCGCTCGTCGGCGGTTTTCTTCGACAGCAGCAACATCATCTGTTGATCGTCACGGATCTCGCGGCTCATCACCCGCATCAACTGGCGGCGCAGTTGCGGCAGTTGCAGGGCCAATTCATCCAGGCGCTCGAAGGGGATTTCGCACACCGAGGTCGTCTCCAGGGCCTGGGCCGACACCGGGTGAATCTCGGTGTCCATGCCAGACAACCCGACCAGCTCGCTGGGCAGGTGGAAGCCGGTGATCTGCTCTTCGCCGCCGTCGCTGAGACTGAAGGTCTTCAACGCGCCTGAACGTACTGCATAAACGGAATCGAACTTATCGCCCTGGCGAAACAGAAACTCGCCTTTTTTCAGCGGGCGGCCACGTTTAACGATTTCGTCCAGCGCTTCCATGTCTTCCAAATTCAACGAAAGTGGCAGGCAGAGGGGGGCCAGGCTGCAATCCTTGCAGTGAGCCTGGCTGTGAGCGCGCAGTTTAACTGGCTCGGACATTTCTTAAATCCTTGTGGGAAAACACACATAAGACGTAAGGGTAACGCACCGAGGGTGGCTGAGGCCAGCGTGTACAAAAAAGCAGCAGCGGTATAAAGCTCTGTGTATCGGTGCCGATACATAGGTGTCTCTCTATGAGCTGGAGCTCAGATCATGTCAGTCAGCACAGTCCAAAACCCGCATATCAATTCGCCAGCGGTGTCAGTTTGGAAGGCCGCCGATGCAGCCAAGGATAAAGACGCTGCGGCCAAGGCGGCAACCGAGACCAAGGCGGCTGAACCCACGGTCACTGAAGGTGTGAAGGTGGTCATTTCCGGTGCGGGCATGGGCATGGCCTCGGCTGAAAAGTCCTCCAATAGCGATATTGATGAAAGCAATCTGAAAGACAACATCAAACAGTTGCTCAAGATGATCCGAGAACTGAAAAAGCAGCTTGCCGAAAAGATGGCCCAGCTCTCGGCAGCCATGAATGACACCACCCTGACCCCGGAAGCACGCCAAGCCAAGGTGGCGGGTTTGCAGGGCGACGTGGCGACGATACAGGCCGGTTTAATGACCGCCCAATCACAA
The window above is part of the Pseudomonas sp. KBS0710 genome. Proteins encoded here:
- a CDS encoding acyl-CoA dehydrogenase family protein, which gives rise to MSAYQDYFDPSHQLVRDSVRRFVEREMLPGIEQWEEAESFPRELYLKAGAAGILGIGYPESLGGSHEGDLFAKVAASEELMRCGSGGVVAGLGSLDIGLPPVVKWARPEVRERVAPQVLAGDKIIALAVTEPGGGSDVANLQTRAVRDGDYYRVSGSKTFITSGIRADFYTVAVRTGGPGFGGISLLLIEKHTPGFTVGQPLKKMGWWASDTAELFFDDCRVPVGNLIGVENMGFACIMGNFQSERLALALMANMTAQLALEESLEWASQREAFGKPIGKFQVLKHRLAEMATAVEVSREFTYRQAAKMAAGKSVIKEISTAKNLATDTADRVTYDAVQILGGQGYMRGSLVERLYRDNRILSIGGGTREVMNEIISKQMGL
- a CDS encoding adenine phosphoribosyltransferase — its product is MTFDSFDIKSLIRPVIDFPKPGVIFRDITPLFQSPRALRLVADSFAQRYVEADFTHIGAMDARGFLIGSIIAYQLNKPLILFRKQGKLPADVLAEGYQTEYGEAFLEVHADSLCDGDSVLMFDDLIATGGTLIAAANLVRRMGAKIFEAAAIIDLPELGGSQRLQDMGIPTFCLTQFGLTER
- the fnr gene encoding fumarate/nitrate reduction transcriptional regulator Fnr, giving the protein MSEPVKLRAHSQAHCKDCSLAPLCLPLSLNLEDMEALDEIVKRGRPLKKGEFLFRQGDKFDSVYAVRSGALKTFSLSDGGEEQITGFHLPSELVGLSGMDTEIHPVSAQALETTSVCEIPFERLDELALQLPQLRRQLMRVMSREIRDDQQMMLLLSKKTADERIATFLVNLSARFRARGFSANQFRLSMSRNEIGNYLGLAVETVSRVFTRFQQNELIAAEGKEVHILDPIQLCALAGGSLEV